The Perca fluviatilis chromosome 17, GENO_Pfluv_1.0, whole genome shotgun sequence region tctctgctcttctCTTTGGCTAGGATCTTCATCATTTTCCTGGAAAGGAAACAAATCAACAAACccttagagagagagatagagaggagagACTCTGCCCCCAGTTTGACAGAGGACAGGTAGAGACAGAGCTGCACTTTCTCACCTCATGTCCTAAATACAAAACTTTATGAGAAAATCATTTCCCAGATATATATTGAACTCCAATCTAaatcagacacacagaaagtCCCCTACTTACTGGGAGATATGCCAATTAATTGCAGCAAAATGCATCTCCTCATGCCATGAACTGAGAAAAACCAGTGGAGACTCAAActaatattgaaaaaaatagtTGTTATTTATACTAATGACTGTGCTATCAACACAAGTGTTATTATtagtatatttttctttttagatatatgctaaaaacatgtttgaactaaaacatttaattaaattgaGAGAgctagaaagagagagagagactactGTAGTTTTGTCTCACCTGTGCTAATGTCAAaggttctgctctctgctcgtGTCTTTGGCTGGGATCCTCATCACTTTCCTGGAGAACACAAGTccattattcatttaaaaataagagAAAGAGGTGGAGAGAtggggtagagacagagagataataGTTATTACAATATTGTAACTTTAGTGTGAGCGATTTGAGAGGGACTTACTAGGCTAATGGCTATTTAACTATAACAGTTGTTGCTGTAAATGCTGTACTTATCGTTTCAACATGATGTTACATCAGCCTTTACCTTAATTAAGGTCTTTACATACCAGGTACATTATGGATAAACAACACGAAAATGCGAAACAATTGCATATGAATTTGAGGTATCAAAAGTATTCACACCTATAACGCGATGTGAATTTGTTATATTTTAGAAGCCTTGTCCACAAAAAAATTGCATCATATAAAAAAGGGATAGAATCTCTTATCTGCAGCAAGCGTCAGCCGCACCTGAGCATTCACAAACGTATATGAGCTGCAAAATAGTTAATTACAGTATCATAACTGTTACCATGTACACATTTAGCTGATAAGACAGAGGACAAGAACTGGGCTACTTACTTGTTGTTGCGCATTGTCTTTTTCGATGTCAGTCAACGTTCTGTTGATTTTTCTAAAGAAACAGGGAACAGTAACTTTAACTGGGAACCAATCACTGTAACATTATTATAAGCTGCATTAGGAAACAGATGTAGCACAAACCTTTTCTTCCATCTTGTCAAATTACGTATAGGGACATATTCCCTCAACCACTCTTTTTCTTTCGTGTTAGGAGTAACGTGTTTTCTTTTCGACATAGTTATTACTGTATTGTTAGTAGGGTAGCTGGGGAAGATAGCTAATGCCCTTAGTTGCGAAACATACTGtgaaccatggatgtattaagagaactggatacagtgttaggcgggaagccccgtacgttccaatgagagtgctcaaaagcgcattatgcaaacatggagctcggcttttccgcattcttggcccatgatgtcacggtggacacgcgcactagcaacaatttgtttgtgttgtcttagcaaccggtagcaacatgctcgttcatgaggTTATCTCTCGTGACTCAtacaagtggcgaactcatgaactcgccgttttcattgtctaaaatattcactaacgttaaacattgtgttttcgttgttcctgatcgtttacatgcttagctaaataaacgatagatgtatttagctagacatccaaggagatttaatcattatgtcgtgctactagctagctagcgctagcagttagcctacAGTTTCGggaacagagctcatccatggctttatctctcatccacgttacaagctttacagcatacagccctcggatggatcataagagagaaccaaggccatgtaatcactatgtctgtagtaacgttatgtaggcatgatcttaatacagccatgctagctaaccctgatgttagcaactagctagctagctgatagccccgccagtttgggaaacgctaatgacgttacatccacgtaacaggctttacaacatacatacatccctcggatgtatcataacttcataagataataccatggacgtattgatagaacacatggtgatttacaaccattagctatatccattattacagctagctatgtgagctcgggagaacagtcatgtgagcgggcgtgtgcagtcccgtgggtctgctcgcgtccattatgcgcgttcatcatttcaaatttaataattctagattcgcttctagtgaatgttaaaaatgttaaaaacgtaacgttttaaacaaggaccctttcattGTTCAAGCTGGTAagttgatataccccgaaacaaattatccgctgaaatatagacgtttctttcgccatgtaatgtctatgtgaaaagtctttcttggccatggggtgcagtaccaccgttatccgctaagcccatatatatatagacatagGCATATAGACACAGCGCTCTTCCCGGGGGCTTGCTGTGAACTGACAATTTTACCGCTTGAAAGCTACCGGAAAGCACCTTCACTCGGGATTGTACGGAGCCCGGAAAGGGACATCaagggggaaaagaaaaaatcgaaggttgaaaaaaagtcagatttgaaTCAAGACGAACAGCCAACGGATTCTGCTACGATGCAGTCTGGCGAAGCTAGAGGTAGCGTTACGTTAAGTAAATTAACTtatgcatttaaatgttttagctTACATGTGACATTTAGCTATTTAAATGTAGCAATTGAGTTTCTGTCTGGCTAAAGTTAAGTTCATTTGTTTAATGTTGTACTTAGTGTTCATTTAACTAGTTAACGTGAGCTAGCTAATTTAGCTAACAGtcaccatacctgtcaagtatcccgttttggccgggaaagtcccgtattttactcttctttcccgccgtcctcccgtattagtattttcccgtaaatctcccgtattttaacctgcgttattaaaaaataataataccccgggcccgagcggagcaaaaaaaaagaaaaaaaacattcccaatctgagctctttcactagcctcgcgataactgccacctgcagtagcctactacagatactgtaggtggcagttgtcgcgaggttagtgtgtgaggtcagatgatgagtgacaacgcggtggaaaaaaagaagaaaaaaaacagagacggatgatggacgctacgacagagacggtgcgctgccaaaacttctgaaggctttactatgcattccccatagcaatgcaagttgagaaaggatgtttagcatggtacgaaagattgttacagagaataggatgacgttagacaacagaactgtctgcgctctactctcatgtaaaatgaaccactctggccccgcccacaaatacactccttccaaaacagtcttaaagaatgcaaaatctgcaacaaatttgtacaataactcactaaggaaaagttatgtgaaattaaaagaaaaactgtaaaagaaaagcaatatgaaatgaaaagaatgtgtggaatgaaaataaaatgtaaatgtacagacaagcataaattgtaaatgttttcagcattctgcatcatatggtgattttagctttcttgtacacccgtcttaaaatgtaagggatactggagcttggttggggtggtgggactgctcgaggtgggcaccggaatatttcccttattttcaaatccaaaacttgacaggtatgaacagtcactgttagctagctagctagctatcatTAGTTATCCAAAGtgggtagctagctaacgttagtcttAAATATAGCTAATATGCCTAGCTAAACCTGCAGATACCATGTATAGTAGAAGTGGGTTTTGTCAGAAAACTGATGTTTAAGGTTAGCTAGCTGTGAACAATTTCTGTCTTCCAGTCATTTATTGAATGCCAAGCCAAGCAGTGATTTTATCTATTTGATCACTTCAGAACACTTGGAGAGGAAGTTTGCTGTGGTGCGGTGGAGTGAAGGGGAGGATTTTGGGAAGCTCAGCGACATAAAAACTGATGCAATAAGGGGGTATGATGATTCCAAGATGGACCAGGATGGGAATCCCATTTCCACCTACTCAGCCGTTATTGAATGGCGCCAAGGGAGGAAACAACGAGGAGGGTGGCCTCACTACAGAGGCACTGTCATTTTCGTTAGTGGTGAGTTAACGTTACTATGGCTTCAAGTGCCGATTCCCCTCTTTAATTTACTAATGTGTTAGTGTCCATAGTTTGTAATGTTCTTTGTGGAATGTGTTCAAGGCAATACAACTGGTAAAGTTGTAAGAGGAGTCCCATTTAAACAAGTCAACTCTTGATTTAAAGTAGCTAACTCGTATAAACAGAGCTCATACTTTTGTTGTAATAGTTTTGTCACAATTTCGTCCTGTATATTGCACTACAAATGCTGGAAAATTGTTAGCTGGGAGTGAAACGGTGTTGTTTCAGAAACATGTACCCATCTACAAAAGTTAACTTGACTAAAAGTTAATGCATTATGACACGCTTAATCCCTTAGCCATACCCATTGTACTCTATCAAACAAGTGCTAggtcgttttggtgcttaaagCGTCATTTTGTCAAGTGACATTTGTCAGCCTCTGAAAGTAACATCATAACACTTTGATACTGATGGAACAAACCTTTTTGAATGGTTATGTATGTTTATGTCAGGTGTCATGTATACCTTATGCATAACCCTATCAAGACTTACGAAGAGTATACATAGGGTCTACAAGTATGTTAGCAATGCATAAAGAGTATTTACGAGCACACATCACCAAGttgaagtatatatatatatatatttagtcttAGTGTTACAAAAGAGTGATCTGGAGCAGTCAGCTGTTTGAGTGTAACTCTGgtttatgtatttttcttttgttctctaGCTTCTCGTTTTGACACAATCCGTAAACTGAACTCACTGCTGAAGGAAGAAGAACCTGTAGAGCTGACAAAGAGGGCGTCAGTGCCCCCCCAAAAATATGGGGAAGATTCGGATGGCACAACCGATGATGAGACTCAGTATTGCAAGTTAAGGTGACGTCAATTTACTTTAAGCTCCTATGCAATAACCATATTTTTCTAGTGGTACCATGCACATAGAATGTATATGGGTTTGGCACTACTGTCTAATATGCATTAATATGTAGCTAGAAAAAAATCTGTAAGGCTTATTGGTTCTTGATATTAAATTCTCTTGTACAGTATGACTGCTCAATTCCAGCAAtagctgtgtttttcttttggtttTCTATCTCAATGATTGTACTTTCCTTTCTCTTGACACCCAGAAGTCAAAGGCTCCCATAAGGAGAGACCCCGCAGAAGAGTTCCTTAAGCAATACGGTCAATCACAGCCTTCTTCAGATAATCATAATCTGACTAAGACTGTGGTGGAATTACAGCAGGAGATCAAGGACCTGAAAGCAGAGAATGCTAAATTGAAGGAGATGGCTCTTCAAGGTATCATTGATTCATATCAGTCAGatactttttttctaaatgactGTAGGATGTTTTGACTgtattgtaggctactttgtCCTAAAGAAGAGTGATAATAACTAATTATTTGTTTGTGATGTACTGTGTCTAGATGTGCCAGGACTCCTACAGAGCTTGAGGAATATAATTGATTCGGCTGCACCTCCTAAGAGATCCAGGGTGGAGCTTGCCACACCATCGCCGGCCCTTGCAGGTTCTATGCAGTCCAGGTCCACTTCTCCATCTGCCACTTCGCTGTCCCTCCCCAGATCTACGCTGTCCAGTTCGTCTGCATCTGCATCACCTACTGTCTCTCAGTCTTCTAAGGTAAttgttttataaagaataaagaattACAGCACATAAAATAGATCAACTGCTTGTCAGACTTGCTTTTAACGAGTATAGCATATGTAATTAGCTTTTATGTCTGAATAAATCATACATATTCTAACTTTAAATGCTCACCTTATGTCATTGTCTAAACAGGTGGAGATCCATCCTGGGACCGGAGTCATGGTTGAGAAACTGGCGTGGGCCTATGCCCTCAATGCAAATTCTGCCACAGTTTTTGTGAGGCATCTGCTCACCGCAGTCTTCCCAGTGGAAGTACTGCTGGTGAGCAATCTTCGGGGGAACAAAcgagggagaggagaggctcGTCTACCACtggacaaaaataaattaaatgcaaTTTACAGTACGTATTCAGCTTTTCAATAGGTGTTTTGCCAGTAGTCTCCGCTTTTGTGTATTTCCTGATTTCAGCCTACTGTACAAATTTTttgcattgttgttttttttgtcatctttaGGTGCAGCTCTTGAGAGGTGGCCAGGGACCCAGCTCTCCAGCATTGGAAGCACAATCAATGCCAAGATTACTGAGCTCAGGTCAAAAAGTAAAAACGTTGATGCAGCTCCCCATTAAACTGTTTTGTTTGATCTGAGTTTTCTTCCTGGACAGTATCCCACGGAAAGTACTTAACACAACTGTGATGTAAGTAAGCCATAAAGGCATTTTAAGTTGACATTCTACTCATTTTGGTTGACATTTTGTGTATTTAGCCATTTTCTAATcaagttttcttaaaatatAGGCAGTACTAGCATATGCTCAGAGCTTGCACTTACACACGGTTCCTCGTTTCTTTGAATGTAAAGGGGCAAATCAGTCAGATGTGTACACTTGTTTGTTGGTGACATAGTTCCCATATTACAATAACAATTGTGTAAGCATGTGCTCTTCATGTATGTATTGAGGCATGACACGtgtgaaaatgtcaaattgtGAAAGATATTTCTATCTTGTCACTAATTCATTCAAACTGtatctttaaaaacacaatcttCTTTAAGATTAGGGTTTACAGCTGTTGGCACTGTAATCCCAGTGTGTcactgttaataaagacattgAAAACTTTGCgtaacagctttttttttcaatattacaGATCTATACAGACTGCATTTATATTATTGTGTGATAGAAATGAGCTGTTCTGGGCACTGATCAAACCATGCCagttttaaaggagaattccggccaatttttacgttaatcttgatcgctatagctacgcgagtactttcgatagaaaaaaccccgacacgaatcagtgcaggtaacacggagaagctgcagctacgtactacaagcgtcccctgagctaaaacggcagtgctcggggcaagttttagagtgcctttgtgcctcttaacagacacaaaatgcaattaatatgtctgtgccacatacgtgtcaacaagatgcgttttcaactcagacattgtttaaattcacctaccctggtccctgtctcgatcctgccggtagctagcttgccctgctagctgatagccgttagctgctagctgccgtccggtgagtgtattcagacaggcttctgtgataatcatcccaataacaatacACGGAGCggcggtggtgtggctatgtcctccagaggacagggtAATCGCTTTGAAGTTGTATTCCCCTAAAAAAcgtagtgcggtagtagctgttagctgctagctgccctccggtgagttgtacagccagatagctgttagccgttagctgctagctgccgtctggtgagtgtattcagccaggcatctgtgataatcatcccaataaaatCCATGGAGTGGGCTGGTGGATGTCCTGCATAGGACAGATCAGCCTTCGCAGCGAAAGGTTTAgattatttccccctcaaaataggtaattgagcactgtagtggttatgaccatatcagtgactatgtaactacatggaaacgggataaacgatgtctgtggcttgcacagtaatagcgttactgaagcttAGCTGTTGCATCGTCtcctgggaattcagttgtagcagaaaaaggtaaacagtagtgtgcagattggagcgtagtgtgtgaagagtgaaaagTGGAGTTGTTtataagggaagaagcttggagtatgaagaatatagcagatatacaacacacggaagagccttttgagtttgatggtcgtccttatttattcgaacccgagtatacagacgaagaactagcctcacaagagttggaaagaacgagactgacagaggggaaacaggcagatgaacttgctgctccaagcacaagctaaagctagccttcagtaactgcctggatgaatacactcaccggacggcagctagcagctaacggctaacagctatctggctgtacacactcaccggagggcagctagcagctaacagctactaccgcactactgttttttttagtggggaatacacttcaagactgacatgacttgtcctctggaggacatagccacaccaccaccgctcagtggattgttattgggatgattatcacagaagcctgtctgaatacactcaccggacggcagctagcagctaatggctatcagctagcagggcaagctagctaccggcaggatcgagacagggaccagggtaggtgaatttaaacaatgtctgagttgaaaacgcatcttgttgacacgtaagggccctattcatgtggcacagacatattaattgcattttgtgtctgttaagaggcacaaaggcactttaaaacttgccccgagcactgccattttagctcaggggacgcttgtattaagtagctgcagcttctccgtgttacctgcactgattcgggtcgggggtttttctatcgaaagtactcgcgtaAAAATTGaccagaattctcctttaactcAAATTTAATCATATTTTAGATAGGGACAAATTAAGTCATGTTATTATAATATGTGATTCATATGTTTTTTGGCTATTGAATATTATATGAGTTGG contains the following coding sequences:
- the LOC120545834 gene encoding uncharacterized protein LOC120545834, with amino-acid sequence MDQDGNPISTYSAVIEWRQGRKQRGGWPHYRGTVIFVSASRFDTIRKLNSLLKEEEPVELTKRASVPPQKYGEDSDGTTDDETQYCKLSNSCVFLLVFYLNDCTFLSLDTQKSKAPIRRDPAEEFLKQYGQSQPSSDNHNLTKTVVELQQEIKDLKAENAKLKEMALQDVPGLLQSLRNIIDSAAPPKRSRVELATPSPALAGSMQSRSTSPSATSLSLPRSTLSSSSASASPTVSQSSKVEIHPGTGVMVEKLAWAYALNANSATVFVRHLLTAVFPVEVLLVSNLRGNKRGRGEARLPLDKNKLNAIYSAALERWPGTQLSSIGSTINAKITELRSKSKNVDAAPH